A stretch of the Corylus avellana chromosome ca6, CavTom2PMs-1.0 genome encodes the following:
- the LOC132183901 gene encoding CLAVATA3/ESR (CLE)-related protein 43, producing MSFAGSRRLMMSSTTAVLLIISVLQIWLCCEYPCQAGAIRILPGNGMAAKLIRESSKLGSMDKKSKEELFRKYFNATSFALNKTHTGFEESKRRVPSCPDPLHN from the coding sequence ATGTCTTTTGCTGGCAGCAGGAGACTCATGATGTCCTCTACTACGGCGGTGCTGCTGATCATCTCGGTGTTACAGATTTGGCTCTGTTGTGAGTACCCATGCCAAGCCGGGGCAATTCGGATACTGCCCGGAAATGGGATGGCGGCGAAGCTCATAAGGGAAAGCAGCAAGCTGGGAAGTATGGATAAGAAAAGCAAGGAGGAGCTGTTCCGTAAGTATTTCAATGCAACTTCTTTTGCTCTCAACAAAACCCACACTGGATTTGAGGAGAGCAAACGAAGAGTACCCAGTTGCCCAGATCCTCTCCACAACTAg
- the LOC132183607 gene encoding uncharacterized protein LOC132183607, with protein sequence MGEGKGSTLVHLLVVVLCLVAFGFAIAAERRRSTGHTEEDPRTNETYCVYNSDVATGYGVGSFLFLLSSESLLMGVTKCMCFGRPLAPGGDRAWSIIYFVSSWVTFLVAEACLIAGATKNAYHTKYRSMIYAQNLSCETLRKGVFIAAAVFVVATMILNVYYYMYFTKATSTKVAHKANRASSTVGMTGYA encoded by the exons ATGGGTGAAGGAAAGGGCTCGACCCTGGTGCACCTTCTGGTGGTGGTTCTATGCTTGGTGGCCTTTGGGTTCGCCATTGCTGCTGAGAGACGAAGAAGCACA GGCCATACAGAAGAAGATCCTCGAACAAACGAAACTTACTGTGTTTACAACTCAGATGTTGCAACTGGTTATGGGGTGGGCTCTTTCTTGTTCCTTCTTTCAAGTGAATCTCTACTTATGGGCGTGACAAAGTGCATGTGTTTTGGGAGACCTTTAGCCCCTGGTGGGGACCGAGCCTggtctattatttattttgtctcaTCCTG GGTGACTTTTCTGGTTGCAGAAGCATGTCTAATTGCAGGGGCAACAAAGAATGCTTACCACACCAAGTATCGGTCAATGATTTATGCTCAGAACCTCTCATGTGAAACATTGAGGAAAGGTGTCTTCATTGCCGCTGCAGTGTTTGTGGTTGCAACAATGATTCTCAACGTGTATTACTACATGTACTTCACCAAGGCAACTTCTACTAAGGTGGCCCATAAAGCAAATCGAGCAAGCTCAACTGTTGGAATGACTGGATACGCATAG